The following are encoded together in the Cynocephalus volans isolate mCynVol1 chromosome 4, mCynVol1.pri, whole genome shotgun sequence genome:
- the LOC134377265 gene encoding olfactory receptor 51A7-like, with protein MYLSNTSEVEISTFLLIGIPGLENVHIWISIPICLMYLTAILGNCTILFVIRTEPSLHEPMYYFLSMLALSDLGLSFSSLPTMLRIFLFNTMGISADACIAQEFFIHGFTDMESSVLLIMSFDRFVAIHNPLRYSSILTTSRVVQIGLAFAIKSILLVLPLPFTLKRLTYCNKRLLSHSCCLHQDVMKLACSDNKVNFYYGLFVALCMMSDSILIAVSYVFILRTVLGIASHEERLRALNTCVSHICAVLIFYVPIITLATMHRFAKHRSPLAMILIADAFLLVPPLMNPIVYCVKTRQIRVKVLEKLGLKSK; from the coding sequence ATGTATCTCAGCAATACCTCAGAAGTTGAAATCTCCACATTCCTATTAATTGGGATCCCAGGGCTTGAGAATGTACACATTTGGATCTCCATCCCTATCTGCCTCATGTACCTCACGGCCATCCTGGGCAACTGCACCATCCTGTTTGTCATTAGAACAGAGCCTTCCTTGCATGAGCCCATGTATTATTTCCTGTCCATGCTGGCTCTATCTGACCTGGGCCtgtctttctcctccctccccactatGCTGAGAATCTTCTTGTTCAACACCATGGGGATTTCTGCTGATGCATGCATTGCCCAGGAATTCTTCATCCATGGATTCACAGACATGGAGTCTTCGGTGCTTCTGATCATGTCCTTTGATCGCTTTGTAGCCATTCATAACCCCCTGAGATATAGCTCCATCCTCACTACCTCCAGAGTTGTGCAAATTGGTCTGGCATTTGCTATTAAAAGCATTCTCTTAGTGCTTCCCCTTCCTTTTACTTTAAAGAGACTCACATATTGTAATAAACGCCTGTTGTCACACTCCTGCTGCCTCCACCAGGACGTCATGAAGCTGGCCTGCTCTGACAATAAGGTTAACTTTTACTATGGTCTGTTTGTTGCACTCTGCATGATGTCAGACAGCATACTCATTGCTGTTTCCTATGTGTTCATTCTGAGGACCGTATTGGGCATTGCATCCCATGAGGAGCGGCTCAGAGCTCTTAACACCTGTGTGTCTCACATCTGTGCTGTGCTCATCTTCTATGTGCCCATCATCACCTTGGCCACCATGCATCGCTTTGCTAAGCATAGGTCCCCTTTAGCTATGATTCTGATAGCAGATGCATTCCTGCTGGTACCACCCTTGATGAATCCCATTGTGTATTGTGTAAAAACTCGGCAGATTAGAGTAAAGGTTCTAGAAAAATTGGGTCTGAAGTCTAAATGA